One segment of Oreochromis niloticus isolate F11D_XX linkage group LG8, O_niloticus_UMD_NMBU, whole genome shotgun sequence DNA contains the following:
- the prr35 gene encoding proline-rich protein 35 encodes MSKDDTCKVTSASKHKERKPKKPHYIPRPWGKPYNYKCFQCPFTCMEKSHLYNHMKYSLCKNSLSLLIESDWPYKKGNILHPEQLRPFQQAHGLHAPGKDALEQVIRTEERQGQRRSAEEDGEGRDTQGPEDEEGRGEGVVEIAGLIKESSGDSDRGEAAESTRKKTKQPDSELDDMLSLEDQFLRARSVEVEAQLRHYKLSKTCLTAPGLLSEQWRLLASSHTKAKAEGPQPRVNNSIPCYPPPPNLVDYQDPTGLNLSVLGVGYPISPGIFSYMNSAIPTAASGVTAQTHAQLAQLPFLASAAQLIHPASSAHADRALIPPRLYYPFLCEHTFGQASSQSDASKPLKTSTNTLEASPLSSFQPKVNLWKVPAVRPGSTITPAGWVSPQRDSPDQGYRLGDKLQAAAKEGRASWGLKRAGAPLRNQEAPAEKKPNLGLTLDLLKNIQTASTLNVGTDKLLFSSDSLQDAHVQGRPTELWYNDPLTSPTSETSSLSTCGRPNSQDSAAARTIGASESVAALLGDLSKALQEYHEAEHKISHLEKEDLPAQRHLWEHLNKIRSELSHIHQALERTARQSDGPLDLSVKRDSTESVGDQSRREDGGLKENATETEEEDEELIERREDEEDESERKVIRASLESRKQSLDMLIKMSQASVVNTEVLSPGGLGLRPSPAEALWASRTTKCEADSSVLLCPDGRSVVFTDIPSSAKPPKRPPSIQQLEAHCPPSPLTATDN; translated from the exons ATGTCCAAGGATGACACCTGCAAAGTCACGTCAGCCAGCAAACACAAGGAGCGCAAGCCAAAGAAGCCTCACTACATCCCCCGGCCGTGGGGCAAACCCTACAACTACAAGTGCTTCCAGTGCCCCTTCACCTGCATGGAGAAGTCTCACCTGTACAACCATATGAAGTACAGCCTGTGCAAGAACTCCCTGTCCCTGCTTATAGAGTCAGATTGGCCGTATAAAAAGGGCAACATCCTGCACCCAGAGCAGCTCCGGCCCTTTCAGCAGGCCCACGGCCTGCACGCTCCCGGAAAGGATGCGCTAGAGCAGGTGATTCGCACTGAGGAAAGGCAGGGTCAGAGGAGGTCTGCGGAGGAGGATGGCGAGGGCAGAGACACCCAGGGACCAGAAGATGAAGAGGGGCGAGGAGAGGGAGTAGTAGAGATCGCTGGGCTGATCAAAGAAAGCTCCGGTGATAGCGACAGAGGTGAAGCAGCAGAAAGCActaggaagaaaaccaaacagccaGATTCAGAGCTTGATGACATGCTCTCCCTCGAAGATCAGTTTTTACGCGCCCGCTCTGTGGAGGTAGAGGCCCAACTGAGACATTATAAGCTATCAAAGACATGCCTAACAGCTCCCGGGTTACTGTCGGAGCAGTGGCGGCTGCTGGCATCCAGCCACACTAAGGCCAAAGCTGAAGGTCCTCAGCCTCGAGTGAATAATTCAATCCCCTGTTACCCCCCACCACCAAACCTGGTGGATTACCAGGACCCCACTGGGCTTAACCTTTCAGTGCTTGGGGTAGGTTATCCTATCAGCCCTGGCATTTTCTCCTACATGAACTCAGCTATTCCCACCGCAGCCTCCGGTGTCACGGCCCAGACCCACGCACAGCTCGCCCAGCTCCCCTTCCTGGCCTCAGCCGCTCAGCTGATACACCCAGCCTCCAGCGCACATGCAGATCGAGCTCTCATCCCCCCTCGACTATACTACCCCTTCCTGTGCGAGCACACATTCGGACAGGCGTCCAGTCAGAGCGACGCAAGCAAGCCTCTCAAGACATCAACAAACACGCTAGAAGCAAGTCCTCTGTCCAGCTTCCAGCCCAAAGTCAATCTGTGGAAAGTGCCTGCTGTGAGGCCGGGATCTACCATCACTCCCGCTGGCTGGGTGTCACCTCAGAGAGACTCCCCCGATCAGGGCTACAGGCTGGGGGATAAACTGCAGGCTGCAGCCAAGGAAGGCAGAGCAAGCTGGGGTCTGAAGAGGGCAGGAGCTCCTTTAAGAAACCAAGAGGCCCCTGCAGAGAAGAAGCCAAACTTGGGCTTGACTTTAGACCTtctgaaaaatattcaaactgcATCGACTCTTAATGTGGGGACAGACAAACTTCTCTTCTCTTCGGACAG TTTGCAGGATGCTCATGTTCAAGGTCGGCCCACTGAGCTGTGGTACAACGATCCTCTCACCAGCCCCACCAGCGAAACATCCTCTCTGTCAACCTGTGGAAGACCCAACAGCCAGGACTCAGCTGCCGCCAGGACAATCGGGGCGTCTGAGTCAGTCGCTGCTCTGCTCGGTGACCTCTCCAAGGCGCTGCAGGAGTACCACGAGGCCGAGCACAAAATCTCCCACCTAGAGAAGGAAGACCTTCCTGCCCAGAGACATCTGTGGGAGCACCTTAACAAAATCCGCAGCGAGCTTTCTCACATTCACCAGGCTTTGGAGCGAACAGCTCGCCAGAGCGACGGGCCTCTCGACCTGTCGGTAAAGAGGGACTCGACGGAGTCGGTTGGCGATCAGAGCAGGAGGGAAGATGGGGGTCTTAAGGAAAACGCAactgagacagaggaggaggacgaggagctgatagagagaagagaggacgaggaggacGAAAGCGAGAGGAAGGTGATAAGGGCTTCACTTGAGAGTCGTAAACAGTCGCTGGACATGCTGATCAAGATGAGTCAGGCGTCAGTGGTGAACACGGAGGTCCTCTCTCCTGGTGGCCTTGGCCTGAGGCCCAGTCCTGCTGAGGCTCTGTGGGCAAGCAGAACCACCAAGTGTGAGGCAGACTCCAGCGTCCTGCTCTGCCCCGACGGCCGATCAGTAGTGTTCACCGACATCCCCTCCTCTGCCAAACCCCCAAAGAGACCCCCATCCATACAGCAACTCGAAGCCCACTGTCCCCCAAGCCCTTTAACAGCTACCGACAACTGA